The sequence tttgagGCAAAGcacatcaatatatatatatatatatatatataaacaatctTCCGGCACATTACCAAACAAATGTCACAGAAAGTGGATACACATGTTGCATTCAAGTGACTTTAATTCATATGTACACAACTGTGAAATATCTTTCAGTGAAAGCCACACACCCAGGTAGTGATCAACTACTTTGCAGTGTTCTGAACCCACATGCTAAATATGACTCAGTACACTTAAGACTCGTCACATGGTGCGCCAGCTGTAAAGCGTGCCAGAATGTGTGATATTTGAGAGCACAAACTAGTCGTCGACTCGCAGACATGATGGCAGGCATGACACGAAACGAGCTCTAACGGCAAACCGTTCTTCTGCTTGGAAGAGACGAGTTCGAGGACTTGATTGGAGCGGTGCAGCTTGGAAAAACTGAGTCATCAGTCCAGAGGTATCCGTGCGTCTTTTGGGTGAAAGAGTGGACCTAAACTGCAGTGGTAGTCCGTTGTGGGTTGAAGGGTGCTGTGGCCGGTCGTTGGCTTGACGATGCGATGGGTGCAGAGGAGAACATCTGTCAGATGCAAGAAAGTCAATCACGTACATAAAAGTGCAAGCAAGAGCTGGACAAACATTAGCAAGGCAAGAGGTTGACAGTCCCGCCAGTATTTCGGGTTTTTAAGGCTGATCAATCAGTTGAAGGATTTTTAAGAGCTTTAGTCATGATGAAATATTAgcatttaaccttttttttttcctcaccctCCACATTAGTCAATGATATTAGTCACACTAATTGGAATACCCATTCACTtgatattttagagacatttgaaaacatgCACGCAAATTGCTAGTAACATGGTAGATAGTACATCTCAGACAAAGTAATGATTCAGTAAATCATAATTTACTACACAATTTGCACATTAGAGTATACGGTATATACACGAGTGGCTGACATTTTAGAATGTCAACTTATTAAAATTTGGCTCTGCTTGcggaacatcacatgaccaaccccagaaaaagaggtgagctgtgattggtcgattggtcaaatgtgatgtcattttcagttgacagcaagtggcaacatgGCTGCCCCTCAGGtgtatgatgatgataataatgggtggatttggctgcttaactcatattctacaaacgcAATGTTAATCAGAAGGCCATGTAGTGGAGCCCCatagaacataaaatgttttacttCATTTGCGCTTTAAATAATTTGCAGTGCAATTTTACAATTATGTGGGGGACTGCCATGATTCGAGGAATGCTAAGATTGGTCTAATTCTTTCTGTGACTGACTGAAAAtgcaaatacatatataattcaCAGCAATTAGTTGAGGCCGCATAAATTGTTGCAGTTGCGACATTATGAATTCCTGGCGGGACTGCGTTGCTAAACTTTAAAGGTACCTGTTGACTCGTCTCTGAGGCGAAATGGAGGCtggcaagttttgtttttgagggCTTGACATTGTCACATAAGTATCCTGAGGTAACACCCAAGAACTGTGGCTGACCTgcggtgacatcatcatcatgtaaCCAACGCCCTCCCCCTCGCAGCATTCGCCATCACATGGCTGCTTGCTCATGTCCATGTAGCGGTCGGGCTCAGGCAAGGAGACGCTGTGCAAGTTGAGAGGAGATTGTGGTTCTGTCGTGTCGGGTTGTTGGCATCGTGTTGGGCCCGTCTGGACGTCTGGGTTTTTCTTCTCTCTGTATTTGGGTCTGCAGCGTTTGGAGGCCAGGAGCGGATTGTGGCTGGAGGACGGGGACCGGCTGAAATCCGGAAGCGCCCGCAGCGCTCGCACCGTGTCCCGAACCACCTCGTGAATGTGCTGCGCTGTCAAAGCAGAGGAGGAGGCGGGGTCACGCTCCGGCGGTGAAGCCAACAAGTGGCCTGATGTCGACACAGCGCAGATCTCATTTGCACCTCGGCCTTTGGCTTCAAACCAGAGCTCTCCGGGGCCAATCGGTGAAGAGCGGCCGAGCTCCAGGAAAAAGGAGCCCTCCAAGTGGCCGAAGCGACGGACGGCAAGCAAAGGTATCGTAACCGAGGCCAAATCGCTGCACGCGCCCACACGGACCAGGATGAGAGAGGTTGCGGTGAGGCAGAGGCGGAGCTCACCTGCCAGGGACTTTAAGCGACCCAGACCTCGCAGACTCACTGAGACAGGCCAAACCTTGagcaaaacatatttcatattttcactGCTAtaggttaactttttttttttttttttaaatggtcattTAAGTCATGCCTGTACAGTTTTATAAAGGGGAGTAGTTCATAACCATCctcaatatttttgaaaataagaATGTGATGCAGTCATGTGCGAAGTATGACCCAGGGGACACATATGGCCTGCTCTGATCTTTAATCAGATCAAAaagcattttaataataataataataataataataatacataataataaactacTGTAGAcatatattaacattttacattttattaaattggtAAACTTAATGACAGTTAAACGGAGTAAAAAGATTGGATACATGTTTAAGAATGATACTTTATGTTTATCGCAAGAAATAAAATAGTCAAATTAATTTACCGGTAATAGGattgtcatttatttcatgacattgatttattcatttataactGGTCATatcaggggtgtgaattgcataGTATCTGATTCgatctgtatcacgattcataagtCACGATTCAAttactgattaatcccgatgcGAACCTATATGTCGATGACAGCAATTTCTtgaaactcaaatttagaaaatactaaatcagtaaacttgtacatgtacactaagatttgtatgatgtatgaaaatgtacttcaggCTTATAACCGTAAGCCACTGTATTAAATGGGTTGCAATCtgattcatgtttgaacagcattgaaagaaaatattaaggcttaatgtcccattactataacattcttccatgcttaaagtgtgaaccctaagtaaaacattctgttgaatatttccatcataaATTTATGTGTAAACATCGGTTCGgctgcatattgaatcgatacgagaattgcgcgctgtaatatcgcaacatattgccgaatcgatttctttaacacccctagttggtatattgtaaataaaattttgaTCATAAAATAGTACAtatattcatttgtttattaactgggtatatttataattaaaatcACATAATTATAATCAATACAATTAAAATGGGAGAATCTtgattgtgctaaaaaaaaaaaaaaaaaatgtttcatatgcattgtaaaattttgttttgtttgtcccccccccccccccccacccccaatgtTGTCATTGGTCAatctgtcattttaaaaatcaaacgaTGCCCAAGCACAAAGGTTTGCCCACGACTAGCAGAAAGGTTTGCCCACGACTAGCAGAAGGGTCACCCACAGTGTGCAAGTCGCCCCTAAAGGACCACAACTAGCCCGTGGATCTGTTCTACAAATAGCTCAccgatgggacattgtgattgcCTCGTAATCCtgaagtgatcatttgaaaatgtaaacacttgcaGAGATTTGTAGAAATTAAGTATTGCAAATTGATATCTATCTGTTCAATACCTTATTTCTATGATCTGTGTTAGAAGGTATTTTGAGCAAATTTGTTACCCTTCAGCaactttaagttttaaaaacatAGGTTACATCTTGACAAATTGATGAGAGCTTCCACAACTTGCACTGCGTTAAAAAGTAACAAGCTAATCAAACCTCTTTGAAGAAGGCTGCAGGTGGCAGAGTGCAATacccatcatcttcatcatcacacGCCTGATCTTCATCTCGATGCTCCTCGATCATTTTCTTGATGGACAAGTACCACGCTTCTTGTTCCTGCTGGTTGTCCGCCACCAGCACCATCGTCTGGTCCTGAGCATACAACGCCACCGTGAGGCCTTTCCTGGAACTGCCCAAGCAGCCTACACCAATGCAGCTCCTCAGGTAAATGACCCTGGGAAAGAGAAACTCATTTTACTTTTCAAAGGAAAAATGTTACCATTATCATTGTAGCTTGAACAGTGAGTTAGTACGATGGAATTGCCCTGTCTATGGtgatataaagaaaaaaagaagaagaaatagccTTGGAGGAATTAGAAAAAGAACAAACCCTTGCTTTTTCGGCCCAAACATTGTAGCTTTTCCAGATGACTTCTCCACTGCTGCAAACTTCTCCTGGGACTTGTACCATTCAAGTCGACTCGAGCCGGTGTGACTTCCCGCTCTGAGGACAAAATATCTTCTGTGGCTCCGCTCAAGTTTCCCTAGGTAACCTTGTTTCACTACATCACTGCACCGCCCTGTGTAAGTCACGAGGGCACTGAGCAGATGGATGGAAGTCTGGCTGCTGCAGAAGAATTCCTCATACGAATCCAAAGGGGTCACCTGCACCCCAACGTTATGGCCCAGCTCACCACCTCTTACTGACATCTGACAATCACCACTGGAGAGTTTGGTCGCCATACACATTTGCTCTGAGCCGACAGCCCTCCTGTTGGACCAGTCAACCATCTCCATATCCAGAGGTAGCCCTGCACAGTATGTGGTAGAAGATGACGAGTGAACAAACAATACATTGCTCACAAATGAGTCTCCTGCTATAGGTCAGCAGAAACTTACACATCCATTTTGCTTAACCATATGACAAAATTTTGGATTTGTAGTAGGCCTGGTGCGTGTATTTATCAAATACACACATTTGAAACATTAAAATTCAGATTTTGCTCCTCCATGGCATGACAAACTTTGCCAAAAGAACACTAACCATGGGATATTTCCAAACTAAATACCAAATACACCATGAAACgatgatttataaaaaaaaaaaaaaaatgttccgttAAACTTCCGAAACTAGCCGACGATGTAGCTACTTTAAGTTAGCTGACTTCGCCTAAAGTTGTTGAGACAAAACTCACCTGTTTGGAATAGTTATGAACATCTACGTTTTCGTTTCATTTGTGGCTGTAAGTAGAAGTCAAACGAGGAATTTTAAAACGACTTTTTCGCACCCCCATGTCTTCATCTTGGCCAGGTGTAAAAGAGGCCTAATCAGCGGCGATTCTCCCCCCTCTTTTCTTCTTTGTAGTTGTGAGACGCATATGTGGCGTATTGCTGCCCTCTTGAGTTCGTTCGTGGCATggcaagtttttatttatttatttatttatttatttatttatttatttatttatttatttatttacaggaaATGGTAAAACTGTTGCTACTTAATTGTTTACCAACCCTCATTGAGCCTAGAGGGCACatattttaagaaaaattaataaaatctcATCATCTCACATCACCAAACAATAAGGTTACAAATGGCATATGAAACTAATTCTTACTGTTTAATTTCTGTTTGGTCACAAATAGCGAGAACTCTGGGGctgtttaaaattgaaaaagaagTTTTACAGTGACACCTTGACTTTTGAGCTTAATACCAAGCTCAAAGTGGCCAAGCTCAAAACTCAAACTTGTAGCAAATACATTTTCCCAATTGAAAAGAATTGAAATGCCATGAATGCTATGGAATCAGATTTGTTCCAAACAAATCTGATTCCACACAATCAATTCCAGAACCCCCTCCAATACTCCAATTTTTGtattacatattttaataaaGCAGAATAGCACAGTATGGGGATTATGCAAAAACAACTTGTGCATTTGGCAAATCAGGTCGAGGGACTTCCTTCCTGCTTGGGTAAATAGCAGAGGAGACCAGGAAATCTATTTTTAAGCCAAAAGcttcacacacaaatacacagagTATATTTGTGTTTAAGTTGTCAGTAGTAGCACCTGCTTCATACTCCttgcaagtgttttcattttttttttgcatgtttactTGCATGTTTGTTCATCAGTGACTGTGGCCATCCTTTTTGTAATGCTTCCACTTTACTCAAGCAGGTATTTCTTAATTGTTCTGTTTGCGTATTCTGTCCTTAGGTTCTGTGCTGCCATCTAGAGTGGATATAGGATTCAATTGGTCTGCCTGTCACTAAATGATGCTGGCttagatagatgaacaaagagACACTGTTTGCAGTAAATAAATGTTCCATTGTAGGGGAAGGtattccatctatccatttggagcctatcccagctgactttgaaaGAGAAGCAGGctacacaataaaaaataacatcGCCATCGCCAGCGTCAACCAAACGCTTCATTTAGAATCTCGCAgccacaacagaaaaaaaaaaggaagtaatGTGTCTCAGTACGATTACAAAGGAGGACGTTGATGTCGAAATAATTGCCAAAAGCACCTCTGTTTTGCGTAACGTCAACACTTTCTCATTACAAATCACCACCAAACTGCTTTTGTTGTCTTGTTGCCGAGATGTCTCTCCTTTTACGCGTTTTCTTGCAGGTGTTCTGCTGGGCCACCCTTTGCCAAGTCCTACAGCTGGCTGCGGTAGGACTGGTTGCCATGGTTACACTCTGGACCACCAGGTTGTTGCTTCAACATGCTTGGTTCACTTGTAGGCTGTCATGTTTCAGCAAGCCTCGTGCGGATTCTTGGCTGATAGGTCACCTGGGTCAGGTTGGTCACACACGTTTACACTGTACACACGTGCATTATAACTAAATAGAGTTGTCTTAATACTACTAATTCTTCTACACCTAAGCTGATTCTTAATTGTCTGCGATCAGATGCAGAGTACAGAGGAAGGTCTCCTCCAGGTGGACGAGTTAGTGCAGACATATAAACATTCCTGCAGCTGGTTCCTCGGGCCTTTCTATCATCTGGTTAGACTCTTCCACCCGGACTATGTCAAACCTCTTCTAATGGCACCTGGTAGTGTAACATCTTCCCCTTGATTGTTTATCATAAGggaatacagggagtcctcgagatACGTCGGTTACACTtacgtttccatggtaattgcttttcttttggctggaccaacattgacaGAAGACatagctttcttctttggggccatgatgtaGCGAAAAAGAGGGTGAAAAAAGCCAacgatactcccacaagtgcacaagctcTTACACTAgataagggctaaatagcggagaAGGGGAAAACATTGCGGGCTATATGGAGGACGAGGAGCCAGAATGGTGGACCGGgtgtaaccgttgtaaagtcgaaaagccttaggtcgagtgcgccttaactcgaggactccctgtatataAATTTACGCTGCGACAATGTCTCTATGTCCCTCTACGCAGCCAGTATTACTGTGAAAGATGAGCTCATCTATGGTCATCTCCGTCCATGGCTTGGTGAGTAAAAAATGAAGACGCTAATACGACATGTTGTAAGCTGAGTTGCTCTGAGGTTGtttcacatttcaaaacaaCAGGAAGACGGCTTGTCGCGTAATAGTGGTTAGAGGTGGGAGGAAAGCACAAGAATATGTTTTATtggggatgttcaataccactttttgtcAGATTGATACCAGTATGAGTCTTAGCTCAGGACTAGATACCAAACAAAAACCTGTGACAGATAGTTTTAAAGAAAGATCTATTTACATATCCCAATATCACATTTTCCCTTAtaattacatgaaattaaaggcactgtcttctgttttcactcaggaaaatgcactatataaatagaggatgtatacacatgaactccttctcagtctacacctctgggcttctgttaatgtgtggtggtgatatTTTCCTAAACCTCCAACCcctcagcctgtattttgccattttgtgtttgttttgtcaacagggtgacgtttctgtggacagacagttgtttacgcctccagccaatcgcagacggggcccagcgaatttgtcggctgcatggcgtcactcccgcggcaagttgacagcatgcacggatttgtttgtttttttcactcactcactcactcactcactcactcactcactcactcactcactcactcactcactcactcactcacacatgtaagcgtgagtgagtgagtgagtgagtgagtgagtgagtgagtgagtgagtgagtgagtgagtgagtgagtgagtgagtgagtgagtgagtgagtgagtgagtgaaaaaaaaatcagtgcgtgctgtcaagttgccacgGCAATGACGTCGCGGCCCCgtctgcgacacgccccccgccactCCCCGctctcctgagtgaaaacggaagaccctgcctttaatggcaattttgtattcttctaatttctaatttctagttcctgattgtaaaacagccacaagatggTCGCAAGTACTTATACCTTGAAAtaatacctggtatcagtactcacccATTTCTGTAGGCTACTTTATCCTCAGATATAGTGAGAAtttttagaggtgggaatctttgactgtctcacggttcgattcgattacgatttttgggtctgtgattcaattcagaatcgattttcgattctgaATGATTtgtgattcaaaatgatttgattcatTGAcagtgatttctgcttcaatttgtaGATGTGCAAGGAATCATCATCCACTCCTGTCTGacctgctaatgctaattagcacgatacggcacttttatcactcaaaagaacggctattcagacaaaacacctaaaaaaaatgtatacaaagaagcatcttaacattactcaccaGCATAAGCTCTTCCTAAGctgcaaaaaaataactttttgtggggggggctgGGGGGCTAATAGCTTGATCGGGACTTTCTCCTTCTACGCTCTAATGTGGCtccaatttaactcattcactgcctttgacaagtatacttgtcaattgtattttttagagcggtgctaaatgggggtgaatctgagcatgctccactgtaaatatcaaacttggaaacaactttactgatgcccgaccaccggtagatgacatcattgccccattttataggaaataaacacagtttcagagtccatgggagaaatggctgtattttggcaaacctacatttttctgctgtcaattataaaagaatgggacgggacaaaaagtagggagtctattctgttatttggtagattcggtttatatataattattgaatgtaatataacgtgagtattggaaatgtaaacattttctataatgactggcagtgaatgagttttaacagTGTATCAGAACATGCGGAACCACAATGCCCCTAAGTGGCAAAtcgtgtacaacatgaacagcatGAACTACTCAGATATAGTTGTATTTCAATGATTGCTCTACTGGAAGCTAAATAATATTTAAGTCTTAAGTGCTCACAAATAAAGCCCTGTGACACAAACGTTGGTTCTCTTGTCTTTCAGGGGAGAGTCTGTTGCTTAGCAATGGGGAAGTGTGGTCCCGCAAGAGGCGTCTTCTGACTCCTGCTTTTCATTTCGACATACTGAAGAACTACATTGCAAGATTTAACACTTCAGCAGACGCCATGCATGTAAGACTAAAGGCACTGTGATTAATCATAGTCAGTTATTGCTTTCGACTACTGCCGTCAAGTGTCACGAGAGCGAAGTGCTCTCTTGGTTTGTTtgggatagtttttttttttacaggcaaGATTCAACCCTCTAATTTATCCGACCTTTGGAAAGCACGAGTAGCAGGGTCCTGGATCACTGGCTATGGGAATCAAACACCTGTGTCAGCAGCTATATGACAGACAACTctactcaactttatttgtaaagtgcttttaagaacaggcattgctgaatacaaagtgctgtacataaacataaatatcggttgtgcagtaaagaataaggtaacaaaacaagaacaaagcaaacattttgaagtgcgtatacaagtttttgttgttgttgttttgttttgtttttacaagtaaatgcattttacatcagtaaattaataagaagcaTGGACCACTACACCAGTGATTCCCTATTCACTAATCGCTGTAAAGTTGAAAGGGACTTCATCTGGCATGTTTAAACTGCGTGTGCCTTCCTCTCTACGCGTCGCACAGGATAAGTGGCGG is a genomic window of Festucalex cinctus isolate MCC-2025b chromosome 2, RoL_Fcin_1.0, whole genome shotgun sequence containing:
- the LOC144014135 gene encoding uncharacterized protein LOC144014135 isoform X2: MEMVDWSNRRAVGSEQMCMATKLSSGDCQMSVRGGELGHNVGVQVTPLDSYEEFFCSSQTSIHLLSALVTYTGRCSDVVKQGYLGKLERSHRRYFVLRAGSHTGSSRLEWYKSQEKFAAVEKSSGKATMFGPKKQGVIYLRSCIGVGCLGSSRKGLTVALYAQDQTMVLVADNQQEQEAWYLSIKKMIEEHRDEDQACDDEDDGYCTLPPAAFFKEVWPVSVSLRGLGRLKSLAAQHIHEVVRDTVRALRALPDFSRSPSSSHNPLLASKRCRPKYREKKNPDVQTGPTRCQQPDTTEPQSPLNLHSVSLPEPDRYMDMSKQPCDGECCEGEGVGYMMMMSPQVSHSSWVLPQDTYVTMSSPQKQNLPASISPQRRVNRCSPLHPSHRQANDRPQHPSTHNGLPLQFRSTLSPKRRTDTSGLMTQFFQAAPLQSSPRTRLFQAEERFAVRARFVSCLPSCLRVDD
- the LOC144014135 gene encoding insulin receptor substrate 1-like isoform X1 — protein: MEMVDWSNRRAVGSEQMCMATKLSSGDCQMSVRGGELGHNVGVQVTPLDSYEEFFCSSQTSIHLLSALVTYTGRCSDVVKQGYLGKLERSHRRYFVLRAGSHTGSSRLEWYKSQEKFAAVEKSSGKATMFGPKKQGVIYLRSCIGVGCLGSSRKGLTVALYAQDQTMVLVADNQQEQEAWYLSIKKMIEEHRDEDQACDDEDDGYCTLPPAAFFKEVWPVSVSLRGLGRLKSLAGELRLCLTATSLILVRVGACSDLASVTIPLLAVRRFGHLEGSFFLELGRSSPIGPGELWFEAKGRAQHIHEVVRDTVRALRALPDFSRSPSSSHNPLLASKRCRPKYREKKNPDVQTGPTRCQQPDTTEPQSPLNLHSVSLPEPDRYMDMSKQPCDGECCEGEGVGYMMMMSPQVSHSSWVLPQDTYVTMSSPQKQNLPASISPQRRVNRCSPLHPSHRQANDRPQHPSTHNGLPLQFRSTLSPKRRTDTSGLMTQFFQAAPLQSSPRTRLFQAEERFAVRARFVSCLPSCLRVDD
- the LOC144014135 gene encoding insulin receptor substrate 2-B-like isoform X3 produces the protein MEMVDWSNRRAVGSEQMCMATKLSSGDCQMSVRGGELGHNVGVQVTPLDSYEEFFCSSQTSIHLLSALVTYTGRCSDVVKQGYLGKLERSHRRYFVLRAGSHTGSSRLEWYKSQEKFAAVEKSSGKATMFGPKKQGVIYLRSCIGVGCLGSSRKGLTVALYAQDQTMVLVADNQQEQEAWYLSIKKMIEEHRDEDQACDDEDDGYCTLPPAAFFKEVWPVSVSLRGLGRLKSLAGELRLCLTATSLILVRVGACSDLASVTIPLLAVRRFGHLEGSFFLELGRSSPIGPGELWFEAKGRAQHIHEVVRDTVRALRALPDFSRSPSSSHNPLLASKRCRPKYREKKNPDVQTGPTRCQQPDTTEPQSPLNLHSVSLPEPDRYMDMSKQPCDGECCEGEGVGYMMMMSPQVSHSSWVLPQDTYVTMSSPQKQNLPASISPQRRVNSQRPATAPFNPQRTTTAV